TGAGACCTGAGTTGGCTCAGCTTGTTACAAAAATTAAAGAAAAAAATCTAAAGATAAAGTGTTGTTATGTCACCGATCAGAAAGTAGAATATAAAGATGAATTAGTTGAAATCATAGATGAAGAAAAAATAATTCAAAAATTATGGGATCGGATCAAAAAACCAGCAGCAGGGAAAAAATCATCTATTAAACTAGAGAGAATGCTTAGACATGAAAATACAATTTTAGGCATTCTAAAATTACGAGAATTAACGGAATTTGTAAATAAGAGTAGAGATTATGTTTTTGAATCAAACATCAGACAATGGATGCAATTCAAGACTACAGTTAACAAAGGATTGAGAGAAACATTACAAAGTAATCCAAATAAATTCTTTTTTTATAATAACGGAATTACTATTGTAGTTAGTGACTTTATAGAGTTGGGAGAGAATTTGATTGAGCTTCATGCACCTCAAATTGTTAATGGAGCTCAGACATCAAATTCAATTCTTGATCATTCAAAGAGAACAAAAAATATGGATGGTTCCATGACAGTTACAATAATCAAAGCAGATGATGAACAAGAACAAAATAACATTACAAAATACAGGAATTCTCAAAATTCGGTAAGAGGAAAAGATCTTGTTTCTTTGATGGATTTTCACAAATCAATTAAATCACAGTTAAGAAATTGTGGTTATTTTTATGAAATTCAAGCAGGTTCTTTTGATAGCAAATCAAAATCTAAACAATGTGAATATGAAGGGGATTTAATTTATAATAATTATCTTCCAGATAATCATAAAAAAGTAATTGTTGCCAAAGATGCAATTCAATCACTGGTTGCAGGAATTGAACAAAGGCCAACAGAAGCATACAGTTCACCAGCTCAGTTTCTTCCAAGAGGAAGTAAATATGACGATATCTTCAATGACAATCTAAAAGATGATTACAGACTTTTACTATATCCATATCTTGTCAAAGAATTTGCAAAAAAATCATTAAAGTATGGAAAACAGGGAGGACATAAAACAAAAAGATATGCAACATTATTTTTTGTGGCTGTTTACTTTAGAATACTCCATAAGAAAATTCTTGAATCAAAAGGAGATTATAAAGTAGACATTAGAAAATTGGAACCTATTTTTCGTAGTTTCAAACTGAATTCTAGGATTTTAAAGATTACTGATGTCATTGTGACCAAATTTCTTGAAGATACGGTAGTGGATGATGAAATTGAATTGGCCAACACCAAACATAATTTCTTTTCCCAACATGTTTGGAATGATACAATGTTGCGCGTAATTGATAAAAAAATCAGGCAAGAAGATGATGAAATCATATCATTAAAAAAACTAGCAAATAGTTTATTTTAATTTTAAAGGCAGTAGTCCAACCAAGTAAAAATCTTGCAGGAGGTTTACATTGGTCAGACTATCTACCTAAATTTAATAAAACCCAGTGATATTTAACATAATTATTATGATTTGTATTTTCTACGAGAATGTTTTTTATATCGATTAAAAAGACCAAAAGCACTTTGGTTTCAAAAGAAAAATGTGCTATTTGTAGTGAAAAAATCCAATTTCGTTACAATCCAATGGATGAATGGGGAATAGAAGGTTCGATTTGTGGAAATTGCTATTCAAAAAAAATTAATGAGCATTATCCAGGAGAACACGTTAGAGTAAACAAACACTTGGATTAGGTTTTTTCTGGTTTTGAATACTTATTTGCATTAAGACAATTCCATGCAAGTGGATCATCTTTTACATCTTTTTCTTCTAAAAATTTAATATCAGTTGTTGTTTTTTTTCTTTTCAATAAATTTATTTGAAAACTAGAAAATTGTTTACAATCACATTCATTGAAAAGACACACATCATTATCATTCTCATCATGATCTTGGGCTTCATGATTACAATTACACAAAGCATCCTTTTTTACATCACTAAGTGACTTTTTTGTATACACCCCTAATCTAAGATATGCCTCACCATCATGTCCTTTCTTAAATCGTTCATAATTTTCAGACTTTGGTAATATTTTGAAAAATGATAAATTGGTTTCAGGTTTTTGAGAATCTGAACCCATTATGAACCAATAATTATCATCAATTTCTACAAATCTGATTTTAATGGATGGATCTACCCACCAATGAATAGTATCATGCCAAATAGATGCAGACTCTTTTCGGTCAGTAAACAAAGGGACTACATTCATTCTAAGGTCATAATATCTATAAGCAACACCTACAAAGTCATCAAACCAGGGAATTGAAGATTGGGAAGGCAATGCAGACAGATCAGCCTAGAGCTTATTTATCTGATCTGAATGAATGGTAATACCCTTATATCTGAGTTTGAAATTAACAACGTATGGTTTCCTATAGAACTAGTATGCAAATAGTTGCAGATTTGCTTATTGCTACTGAACAGTCTGGACAGGAAGGCATCAAAACAACTTCACTTCTAACAAAGGCAAATTTATCACATTCAAGATTATCTAAATTCTTACAGAATTTAACCGGTGCAGGGTTAATTAACAAAATTGAATTTGATGGAAAGAATACTTTTGTAATTACACCAAAAGGAAGACAGTATTTGGAGTCTTATGCAAACTTTTCCAGTATTGCAGAATCGTTTGGATTAGAACTTTAAAATCTATTTTCTAGATCTTCTTTTAGCATTAGCTTTTTGTCGTTCTTTTTTTTCTTTGTAGGAGCTGTAAACTAAAATAATGATTATTCCTGCAATAGCTGCATAAAATAGTGGAATAAGAGGTGGATCTCGAAATTCCCCTGAAGATGGTTCAACAAATGCTATAGGAATAGTCACAACCATAAAGATCAAGATTATTAGAAGGTATTTGTCCACAAATGGATTTATTTACAAAACCATATATCTTTTTGAAATTACATGTTGACAACAGAAGATCATGGTAAAAATACTTGAAATGGTAGGATTAGTTCTTGTAGCAATTATGTCGCTAGGATTTGTAGGTCTATTCGAATCATATGGAATAAAAAATGGCACATCAGAATTATTTTGGGGATGTGCAGGAGGCATACTTTTGATAATCATATACAGAAAAATGAAAAGAAAACGAGAAGAAAAAGAAGAGTAAAGATATTTGAGAAATCGTTAAGAAGTGATCAGTCTTTATTCAACCGACAGATCTATAAAGGACGATTCAACGTAATTTATGAGGGGAGTATGGCAGAACAATCAAAACAATGGTGGAAAGGTTTAGGAAAAGAATTAGAAATCGACATTGAAACCTTCGATGAATAAATAACTAAAATACAAATAATTTTAAAAATTTTACAAATCAAAGCCCTGGATGGGGTACGAACCCACGACCTAACGCTTACGAGGCGTTCGCTCTACCAGGCTGAGCTACCAAGGCACTTTTGGATAAATCCATCAGAGTTAATAAAAAGCCTTTCCGAGTTGGATTAATTGAAGAAAACTATTTCTGGAGTTAGAGGAGTATTTGGAGAAGATCTCAACCTGAAAGACGTGTTAGAATTTTGTAATAACTTTTCAAGTTTAATCAAATCACAAAAATGTGTTATTGGAAAAGACACTAGACCTTCAGGAGATATGATAAAAAATGTGGCCAGTGCAGAATTGATGAAAAATGGAATTGATGTTTTTAATTTAGAAACGGTACCAACCCCCGTAGTTTTTAGAGAAGCGAGAAAATATGGGGCAGGACTCGTTATTTCTTCTTCGCATAATCCAATAGAGTGGAATGGGATGAAATTCATTATTGAAGGAAGAGGAATTAATGAACAGGAACTTCCCCAAATTATTGAACATCAAGAAAATTTAAAATCAAAAATTGGGACTGAATATGATATTACCTCATCATACATCGAAGATGCAAAAAAAATCATAGGAGACATTGAAAATAAACCGGATATAGTAGTGGATATTGGTGGTGGTGCTGCAAGGGGATTTGCACCAGATTTGTTGAGGGAATCAGGGTGTAATGTAGAAGTACTAAATGAAGATCTTTCACAATGTTCTAGAGGTCCAGATCCTACATCTGATGAGTTATCTGAATTGATTTCAGCATCAATTAAAAAAGAAATCGGGTTTGCATTTGATTTAGATGGAGATCGCTTAGTTGTGGTAAGAAAAGGAGAAAAACAAACTCCAGATGTAACATTGGGAT
This genomic window from Nitrosopumilus ureiphilus contains:
- a CDS encoding phosphomannomutase, whose translation is MKKTISGVRGVFGEDLNLKDVLEFCNNFSSLIKSQKCVIGKDTRPSGDMIKNVASAELMKNGIDVFNLETVPTPVVFREARKYGAGLVISSSHNPIEWNGMKFIIEGRGINEQELPQIIEHQENLKSKIGTEYDITSSYIEDAKKIIGDIENKPDIVVDIGGGAARGFAPDLLRESGCNVEVLNEDLSQCSRGPDPTSDELSELISASIKKEIGFAFDLDGDRLVVVRKGEKQTPDVTLGLGVAKSLELGYKEFVLSTDTSISIEKFIKEKGGTVKRSKVGEANVIELMLKTNAQAGGEGSSGGFILPEFNYCREGILSSGLIASMLGTSKFDEILNYMKRYFQIREKTEIDSNFHDKVIEEIKNKFSKEYSEIDSQDGIKGIIDDDSWVLIRKSNTEDIIRVSAESNNEERCKKITKDTLEVVKQSYDKVR
- a CDS encoding AIPR family protein, which gives rise to MIHNENGLLEYIPGSHTLLVQKNSSPPLEGFAENIRGSIHEYAENSKNDVEKGNNFLQWVLTRVFEATEDDAADAIVDGANDLGIDAYLPVDFSDNTIRLFQSKYGTSHSLEAIAKFKEDTKRLLAKDVTKMRPELAQLVTKIKEKNLKIKCCYVTDQKVEYKDELVEIIDEEKIIQKLWDRIKKPAAGKKSSIKLERMLRHENTILGILKLRELTEFVNKSRDYVFESNIRQWMQFKTTVNKGLRETLQSNPNKFFFYNNGITIVVSDFIELGENLIELHAPQIVNGAQTSNSILDHSKRTKNMDGSMTVTIIKADDEQEQNNITKYRNSQNSVRGKDLVSLMDFHKSIKSQLRNCGYFYEIQAGSFDSKSKSKQCEYEGDLIYNNYLPDNHKKVIVAKDAIQSLVAGIEQRPTEAYSSPAQFLPRGSKYDDIFNDNLKDDYRLLLYPYLVKEFAKKSLKYGKQGGHKTKRYATLFFVAVYFRILHKKILESKGDYKVDIRKLEPIFRSFKLNSRILKITDVIVTKFLEDTVVDDEIELANTKHNFFSQHVWNDTMLRVIDKKIRQEDDEIISLKKLANSLF
- a CDS encoding winged helix-turn-helix domain-containing protein; this translates as MQIVADLLIATEQSGQEGIKTTSLLTKANLSHSRLSKFLQNLTGAGLINKIEFDGKNTFVITPKGRQYLESYANFSSIAESFGLEL